The genomic stretch GTGGGGTTATTCATTCCTGATATTGTAGCGAGTTTCGATGGGTTACAGCTTTCATCGAAACTTGTTTGGGGAAAGTTGGCACAACATGCAGGTGAAACCGGTGATTGTTTTCCTGGTGTTGATACCATTGCAGAAGGGCTCGGCTGTAGCGGACGAACCGTACAACGCTGTCTCAATGAGTTGATTGAAAAAAAGTTCATTGAAGTTGAGCGTTGCTTCAGAAAGAAAAGTCGTCTGCAGACAACCAATCGCTATTATTTCCTTTGGCATCCAATTTTTGATTCAGCTTTGACTCGGACAAAGCAAGAGTCTGACAGGGTGACAAAAAGTCGCCCTAGGGATGACAAAAAGTCACCCCTAGGAGCGACAAAAAGTCACCCCTCCAACGGTGACAAGATGTCACCCAAAGAGAATCAGTAAGAAGTGGGTTCAGGAAACTGGACCACGAGCTAAGGTGGACGTAAGAAGCCCAAAGGAGGCTTTTGATGTCCAGGAAAAGAAGGAACTTTACCGCCGAATTCAAGACCCGTGTCGCGTTGGATGCCTTGTCCGGCGAACACACCCTGTCCGAGCTCGCCAGCAGGTACGGCGTGCATCCCAACCAGGTTTCCCAGTGGAAGAAGCAGGCCAAGGAGCAGATCGTAGCTGGCTTTGCGGGCAAGGCCCAAAAGACCCAACAAAGCGATGAGGCCCGGATAAAAGAGCTTCACGCCAAGATCGGCCAGCTCACGGTGGAGAAGGATTTTTTGCAACAAGCCTTCGCAAAGATATGAGCTGCGAGCGAAGGCGAGACATCGTCGACAAGGGGCATCCGATGCTCAGTGTTCGACGGCAGTGCGAAATCCTCAAGCTGCACCGCTCAACGTACTATTACCAGCCGATCGGCGAGTCCGCGTCCAACTTGGCGCTCATGAAGCGCATCGACGAGTTGTTCCTGGAGTTGCCGTTCTTCGGCTCCCGGCAGATGCGCAACATCCTGCGCGATGAGGGCCATCAACTCGGGCGCAATCGCGTCCGGCGGCTCATGCGCAAGATGGGGTTGATGGCGGTCTATCAGAAGCCGCGAACCAGCCAGCCTCATCCGCAGCACAAGACGTATCCGTATCTGCTGCGCGGCAAGGCGATCACGAGGCCGAACCAGGTGTGGTGCGCCGACATCACGTACATCCCGATGAAGCGGGGCTTCCTGTACCTCGTGGCGATCATGGACTGGCACAGCCGCGCGGTGCTCTCCTGGCGGCTGTCGAACACCATGGAAGCGGACTTCTGCGTGTCCGCCCTGGAGGAGGCCCTGAACCGCTACGGCGTGCCCGAAATCTTCAACACGGACCAAGGCTCGCAGTTTACGAGCTACGAGTTCACACGGACGCTCCGGGAAGCCGGAGCCCGCATCTCCATGGACGGCCGCGGCCGCTGGATGGACAACGTCATGATCGAACGCCTGTGGCGATCACTGAAATACGAATGCGTGTATCTGCGGGAATTGGAAACGGGAAGCGAGTTGCGGCAGGCCCTGGCCTGGTGGATCGATTTCTACAACAACCGCCGCCCACACAAGGCGTTTGACGGCAGAAAGCCGATGGAGATATATCAGGAAGGCCCCAAGCCAGAGGGGGTACCCCCTCTGGCTTGGCCCCACAAGGCGGCGTAGCCTATGAAACTGTCCACCTTAAATTCGCCGCTGACTGGTCCAAGGAAGTGAACCCACTTCTGATTTCGATAATTTTCTGAGTCTGTTCGGTTGATAATGTGCTCATAATTTACCTCGGTTTGTTATTGAGGTATTTACATAAAGAACAGAAAAGCTTCAAGGCAGAAGAACTTGACCTCCATAAATAAGTTCATTTTGGCGAGGTGAATCGTTGTGTGTGGTATATAAAGTGGTATAATATTTTTTTTGATATATTTATCAATTTGAAATAATTGTAAAATATTATCAAATATTGATCCCTCCCTCTCCGCCATAGAATGTCAGGGGCTTATCTCGAAAGAGGTAGGCCCTTTTTTATAGGAATATGCCTTCCAGGTCTTTCACGGATTCTTCTCTTGCAGAACTGGATGGTTCCAGCAGGATCAGGTTGCAGTTCCATAGAGGTAGTTGAGCGGCCTGCTGTTCTATGCTGTTGGCGAAGGTCGCGTGAATATTATCGCTATGATGAATGAGCAGAGGGTGTACCTGCCATCCTGCCAGGTGGCCCCGAGGGTGAGCGTAACCTAGAATGAGAATACCGGGAGACTGCGGTAATTCATCACTTTTTGCCAGGTTTGAGAATTGATATTTTGTGCCGGAAGCCCCTGTGAAGGTCCATTCTTTTAGCTTGTACATTCCAATCAGATAACTAAATCCATTCTATCTGCCAATATCTCAGGCAATTAATCTCACGTACTTACAAAAGCCGCATTTATAGAGAAGGGCTTCGCAGGCTCAATATGACGGTGCTTCTGCTCTCTGTTTTCTCCACCATATGCTGTTTTTTATGCAACACTACACTGCTGCTCAATAAGTGATTATCCATGTTTTCACCTGTTTTACTATTGAGACCTCTGCGCATCCCCTTTTCGCGTCCGTGCCTTGCGCTCCGCACCCAATTTGATGTTCTGACCGCACCCCAGCTTGGGCTCATTCCCGGCCTTTTCCTGCCATTTCTGGCCGAAATGCCGGATTTTGGACGCACCTCTCCCTTCAGGCTCGCGCCAGTCGAACAGCTTTTTTCAAATTGAACGCCATGGCGAGGATGTGGAACTCTCCCTCCACCTTCTCACGACCCACGTATCGGGACCGAAAGAATGCGTAGCCACGTTTGAGTGTGCCGAAGGCCCGCTCGACTATTTGCCGAATGCTGCTGATGTCACGGTTGCGGGTCTTTTCGAAGTCTGTCAGCCTGCCGCCACGAGGCGTCTTGTCCATGGTTCCGTCCTCCAAATCGCGATCAAACAGAATGTCCCGGTTCTTCCCGCTGCAATAGCCCTTGTCCGCATAAACCCGTGCGCCGGGATCAAGGCCGACGCCATTCACGAGCCGCTCGAATTCGCCCGTGTCCGAATGGTTCGCGGGAGTGATGTGACCACAGAGCAGAAACCCGTCTCGACTGTCCGTCGCGGCATGGAGCTTGTAGCCGTAATAGGCCCGATTTCTCTTGCGGAGCCAGGCCGCCTCCTCGTCATCCGAATAGCTGACCCGGCAGTCCACCGGCCCATCCTGTTCTTCGGCGTCCTCGGAACGGTCCTCAGGCATCACGTCGATAACCTTGCGCGGCCGCCGCTGCGACTCGACTACCGAGGCGTCCACCACGGCTCCCTCACGGACAAGAAGCCCTTGTCCTTCAAGCTGGCGGTTAAGCATGTCGAGCAAGGAGTCCAGCACCTTCAGGCGGATCAAACCGTTACGGAAACGGCATATGGTGGTCTCGTCCGGCACGTCGTCCTCGATGGAAAAACCGGTAAATCTGACAAAGGAGAGCCGGTCGAGCAGCGCCTGCTCCACGCCCGGATCACTCAGGTTGTACCAACGCTGCAAGAGCAGAATCTTGAACATCGCCAGAGGCGGATAGGCGGGATTGCCCACGGCGTTGGCCTTGCGCCTGATCTTCTTGCACAGAAAGGCGTTGATGGGCTGCCAGTCGATGAGTTCGTTGATCTCATCCAGAAATGTGGTCTTGGTTCTGCGGTGCCCCAGGAAGTAATCACCCAACCGAGGTCCTTTCTGCCGAATAGCCATGCCTTCCTCCTTTGGATGGAGAAATAATAGCATAATAAATCAAATAGTTAAAGAGTAAAAGTGTGGGATTTGCCGTGCAGAGGTCTCTGTCATCGGAAAATACACTTTTATCAGTAGCGTCGAGCGCATCTTTCAAGCAAAAAAAGCCCCCCGTTTTTGTGCGGGGGGCTTGCTGTTCAAATGCAAATTATCCGGCTACCAACTCTTTGAGCTTGGCAATGGCATCAGGGATACCGGAAGCGTCAGAGCCTCCAGCCCGAGCCAGGTCC from Pseudodesulfovibrio profundus encodes the following:
- a CDS encoding helix-turn-helix domain-containing protein, which gives rise to MRFLPYKLFVGLFIPDIVASFDGLQLSSKLVWGKLAQHAGETGDCFPGVDTIAEGLGCSGRTVQRCLNELIEKKFIEVERCFRKKSRLQTTNRYYFLWHPIFDSALTRTKQESDRVTKSRPRDDKKSPLGATKSHPSNGDKMSPKENQ
- a CDS encoding IS3 family transposase (programmed frameshift); the encoded protein is MSRKRRNFTAEFKTRVALDALSGEHTLSELASRYGVHPNQVSQWKKQAKEQIVAGFAGKAQKTQQSDEARIKELHAKIGQLTVEKDFLQQAFKDMSCERRRDIVDKGHPMLSVRRQCEILKLHRSTYYYQPIGESASNLALMKRIDELFLELPFFGSRQMRNILRDEGHQLGRNRVRRLMRKMGLMAVYQKPRTSQPHPQHKTYPYLLRGKAITRPNQVWCADITYIPMKRGFLYLVAIMDWHSRAVLSWRLSNTMEADFCVSALEEALNRYGVPEIFNTDQGSQFTSYEFTRTLREAGARISMDGRGRWMDNVMIERLWRSLKYECVYLRELETGSELRQALAWWIDFYNNRRPHKAFDGRKPMEIYQEGPKPEGVPPLAWPHKAA
- a CDS encoding IS5 family transposase, with the protein product MLLFLHPKEEGMAIRQKGPRLGDYFLGHRRTKTTFLDEINELIDWQPINAFLCKKIRRKANAVGNPAYPPLAMFKILLLQRWYNLSDPGVEQALLDRLSFVRFTGFSIEDDVPDETTICRFRNGLIRLKVLDSLLDMLNRQLEGQGLLVREGAVVDASVVESQRRPRKVIDVMPEDRSEDAEEQDGPVDCRVSYSDDEEAAWLRKRNRAYYGYKLHAATDSRDGFLLCGHITPANHSDTGEFERLVNGVGLDPGARVYADKGYCSGKNRDILFDRDLEDGTMDKTPRGGRLTDFEKTRNRDISSIRQIVERAFGTLKRGYAFFRSRYVGREKVEGEFHILAMAFNLKKAVRLARA